A window of the Trichocoleus desertorum ATA4-8-CV12 genome harbors these coding sequences:
- a CDS encoding DUF2993 domain-containing protein has product MEFLTIFLSSLIALVSPAGLVIDRVAENAVRSQFKSVEQLQIRVDNAPSYQIVQGKAEKVRIAGRGLFPLPEFRIAALDVETDPIDINPRGGKGLKLDRPLQAGVHLVLTRADINRALSSPTVTKRLRDLGASALDDSEAQQVQRYDFLNPQVELLANNRIRVKAELQEQGQSDRLQITVESGLAVLAGKRLQLVEPRISVNGEAVPQEILDPIARGVTERFDLDQLAGPEVTARLLQLKIVPEQQIGIVAFIRAETPPASPATPSN; this is encoded by the coding sequence ATGGAATTCCTCACCATTTTTCTGTCGAGCCTAATTGCTCTAGTGTCACCCGCAGGCTTGGTGATCGATCGCGTGGCCGAAAATGCGGTGCGATCGCAGTTTAAGTCGGTGGAGCAGTTACAAATCCGAGTGGATAACGCTCCCAGTTACCAAATTGTCCAAGGCAAGGCAGAAAAGGTACGGATTGCGGGTCGAGGCTTGTTTCCCCTGCCAGAATTCCGGATTGCCGCGTTGGACGTTGAGACTGATCCGATTGATATCAATCCTCGCGGGGGTAAAGGTCTGAAGCTCGATCGCCCTTTACAAGCAGGGGTGCATCTGGTTTTGACCCGAGCGGACATCAATCGCGCCCTCAGTTCCCCAACAGTTACTAAACGTTTGCGGGATTTGGGGGCTAGCGCTCTAGACGACTCAGAAGCCCAGCAGGTGCAACGCTACGATTTTCTCAACCCTCAAGTGGAGCTGCTGGCAAACAATCGGATTCGGGTCAAGGCGGAGTTGCAAGAACAGGGGCAAAGCGATCGCCTCCAGATTACTGTCGAGTCGGGTCTAGCAGTTTTGGCTGGGAAGCGATTGCAATTGGTGGAGCCGCGCATTAGCGTGAACGGGGAAGCAGTACCCCAGGAAATTTTAGATCCGATCGCTAGGGGAGTTACCGAGCGGTTTGACCTCGACCAACTAGCGGGGCCAGAAGTAACAGCACGGCTCCTACAATTGAAGATAGTCCCGGAGCAACAGATCGGTATTGTGGCTTTTATTCGCGCTGAAACGCCTCCCGCTTCCCCTGCCACCCCATCAAACTAG
- the proS gene encoding proline--tRNA ligase, producing the protein MRLSQMLFVTLREDPAEAEIPSHKLLLRAGYIRRIGSGIYAYLPLMWRVLQKVSQIVREEMNATGAQECLLPQLQPAELWQESGRWDTYTKAEGIMFSLVDRQEREMGLGPTHEEVITTVAREMIRSYRQLPTHLYQIQTKFRDEIRPRFGLMRGREFIMKDGYSFHATEDSLKETYQAMYQAYSNMFRRCGLAFRAVEADSGAIGGSGSNEFMILAEAGEDEVLYTDDGKYAANVEKAVSLPADTEPSPFTTYEKRETPGTDTIEKLCQLLKCSPSQIVKNVLYQAVYDNGTTVLVLISIRGDQEINEVKLQNELVRQAGQFGAKTVIALTVPDATAQTKWAAQPLPLGYIAPDIADTYIQSAKNLAPKFLRLVDPTVVELKNFVTGANESGYHVVGVNWGEQLQLPKLAVDLRKAKLGDRAVHDPSQTLQSARGIEAGHIFQLGTKYSKAMGATYTNEQGEEAPLIMGCYGVGVSRVAQAAVEQSYDKDGIIWPVAIAPYQAIVVIPNVNDADQVKAAEQLYTELNQAGIDTLLDDRNERAGVKFKDADLIGIPYRIVTGKSLKDGKVEVVQRANKTAQELPLTEVVSTIQQWVNAACS; encoded by the coding sequence ATGCGCCTGTCTCAAATGCTCTTTGTCACACTGCGGGAAGATCCAGCGGAAGCGGAAATCCCCAGTCATAAATTGTTGTTGCGGGCAGGATATATCCGGCGGATTGGCAGCGGCATCTATGCCTATTTACCGCTAATGTGGCGAGTGCTGCAAAAAGTCTCCCAGATTGTGCGCGAAGAAATGAACGCGACGGGGGCACAGGAATGCCTATTACCGCAGTTGCAACCAGCGGAGTTGTGGCAAGAGTCGGGCCGTTGGGACACCTATACCAAGGCCGAAGGCATCATGTTTTCCTTGGTCGATCGCCAAGAGCGGGAGATGGGACTCGGCCCCACCCACGAAGAGGTGATCACCACGGTGGCGCGAGAGATGATTCGCTCCTATCGGCAATTGCCCACCCACCTCTATCAAATTCAGACCAAGTTCCGCGATGAAATTCGGCCTCGCTTTGGCTTGATGCGGGGGCGCGAGTTCATCATGAAGGATGGTTACTCTTTCCATGCGACTGAGGACAGCTTAAAAGAAACCTACCAAGCGATGTACCAAGCCTACAGCAATATGTTCCGGCGCTGTGGGTTGGCGTTCCGCGCGGTAGAAGCGGATTCTGGGGCGATCGGGGGTTCTGGCTCCAATGAGTTTATGATTTTGGCGGAAGCGGGCGAAGATGAAGTGCTCTACACCGACGATGGCAAGTACGCCGCCAACGTGGAGAAGGCTGTATCTCTGCCTGCCGATACTGAGCCTTCCCCGTTCACAACTTACGAGAAGCGGGAGACTCCAGGCACCGACACGATCGAAAAGCTGTGCCAGTTGCTCAAATGCTCTCCTAGCCAAATCGTCAAAAACGTTCTGTACCAAGCGGTTTACGACAACGGCACCACTGTCTTGGTGCTAATTAGCATTCGCGGCGACCAGGAAATCAATGAAGTCAAACTGCAAAACGAATTGGTGCGGCAAGCAGGGCAGTTCGGAGCCAAAACTGTAATTGCACTCACGGTTCCAGATGCTACCGCTCAAACTAAGTGGGCGGCTCAACCATTACCTCTGGGTTATATTGCCCCAGACATCGCTGACACATACATCCAATCCGCGAAGAACTTAGCGCCGAAATTCCTGCGGTTGGTCGATCCGACCGTGGTGGAGCTGAAGAACTTTGTTACGGGAGCCAACGAGTCTGGTTATCACGTGGTAGGTGTAAATTGGGGTGAGCAGCTCCAGTTGCCCAAACTAGCGGTCGATTTGCGGAAAGCCAAACTCGGCGATCGCGCCGTACATGACCCCAGCCAAACATTACAAAGTGCTCGTGGTATTGAGGCAGGTCACATCTTCCAACTAGGCACCAAGTACTCTAAGGCGATGGGAGCCACCTACACCAATGAGCAAGGTGAAGAAGCGCCGTTGATCATGGGTTGCTATGGCGTGGGTGTTTCCCGTGTGGCTCAAGCTGCGGTGGAGCAGTCCTACGACAAAGACGGCATCATCTGGCCTGTGGCGATCGCCCCTTATCAAGCGATCGTGGTAATTCCCAATGTGAATGATGCCGATCAAGTGAAAGCAGCAGAACAGCTCTACACTGAGCTAAACCAGGCAGGGATTGACACCCTACTGGATGACCGAAACGAGCGGGCGGGAGTCAAATTCAAAGATGCCGACTTGATTGGCATTCCTTACCGCATCGTCACGGGCAAGTCGCTCAAAGACGGCAAAGTGGAAGTGGTGCAGCGAGCGAACAAAACCGCGCAGGAACTCCCACTCACCGAAGTGGTGTCTACGATTCAGCAATGGGTGAATGCCGCCTGCTCCTAG
- the dnaK gene encoding molecular chaperone DnaK: MAKVVGIDLGTTNSCVAVMEGGKPTVIANAEGFRTTPSVVAFAKNGDRLVGQIAKRQAVMNPENTFYSVKRFIGRRFDEVSNELTEVSYKVLNINGNVKIDSPAQSKQFAPEEISAQVLRKLIEDASKYLGDTVTQAVITVPAYFNDSQRQATKDAGKIAGVEVLRIINEPTAASLAYGLDRKSNETVLVFDLGGGTFDVSILEVGDGVFEVLATSGDTHLGGDDFDKKIVDWLADQFRSAEGIDLRKDKQALQRLTEAAEKAKIELSSVTQAEINLPFITATQDGPKHLDTTLTRAKFEELCADLIDRCRIPVEAALRDSKLDKSAIDEVVLVGGSTRIPAVQEIVKRVLGKDPNQTVNPDEVVAVGAAIQAGVLAGEVKDILLLDVTPLSLGVETLGGVMTKIIPRNTTIPTKKSEVFSTAVDGQTNVEIHVLQGEREMANDNKDLGVFRLDGIPAAPRGVPQIEVTFDIDANGILNVRAKDKGTGKEQSISITGASTLPKDDVERMVREAEQNATADQERRERIDLKNQADTLVYQAEKQIGELGDKVPAGDKTKAEGLIKDLKDASSQEDYDRIKTLTTELQQTLYSIGSNIYQQAGGGAAPDGATGAPGPDAGPTGGSGSGDDDVIDAEFSETK; encoded by the coding sequence ATGGCAAAAGTTGTTGGTATTGATTTAGGCACGACAAACTCGTGCGTTGCAGTAATGGAGGGTGGCAAGCCTACTGTAATTGCGAATGCAGAAGGCTTCCGCACCACCCCATCGGTTGTCGCCTTTGCCAAGAATGGCGATCGCCTCGTGGGTCAGATTGCTAAGCGTCAAGCCGTAATGAACCCCGAAAACACCTTCTACTCAGTGAAGCGGTTCATCGGTCGCCGCTTTGACGAAGTATCAAACGAACTCACCGAAGTTTCCTACAAAGTCCTCAACATCAACGGCAACGTTAAGATTGACTCCCCTGCCCAAAGCAAGCAGTTTGCACCTGAAGAAATTTCTGCTCAAGTCTTGCGGAAGCTGATCGAGGATGCCAGCAAGTACTTAGGCGACACGGTTACCCAAGCTGTGATCACCGTCCCTGCTTACTTCAACGACTCCCAGCGCCAAGCCACCAAAGACGCTGGCAAAATCGCTGGGGTTGAAGTGCTGCGGATCATCAACGAGCCGACAGCTGCCTCCCTTGCTTACGGTCTCGATCGCAAGAGCAACGAAACCGTTCTAGTTTTTGACTTGGGTGGTGGTACCTTCGACGTTTCCATCCTCGAAGTCGGCGATGGTGTCTTTGAAGTATTGGCTACCTCTGGTGACACTCACTTAGGTGGCGACGACTTCGACAAAAAGATCGTAGATTGGCTCGCTGACCAATTCCGGAGCGCTGAAGGCATAGACCTCCGCAAAGATAAGCAAGCCCTCCAGCGCCTCACCGAAGCTGCTGAGAAAGCCAAAATTGAGCTGTCTAGCGTCACTCAAGCGGAAATCAACCTGCCCTTCATCACCGCGACTCAAGACGGTCCCAAGCACCTCGACACGACCCTAACTCGCGCCAAGTTTGAAGAACTATGTGCAGACTTGATCGATCGCTGCCGCATCCCCGTTGAAGCTGCTCTCCGTGACTCCAAGCTTGACAAGAGCGCGATCGACGAAGTGGTACTGGTGGGTGGTTCGACCCGAATTCCAGCAGTCCAAGAAATTGTCAAGCGTGTCCTAGGCAAAGACCCCAACCAAACCGTTAACCCTGATGAAGTGGTAGCTGTAGGTGCAGCTATTCAAGCAGGTGTGCTGGCAGGTGAAGTCAAGGACATCTTGCTGCTCGACGTGACTCCGCTCTCTCTGGGTGTAGAAACCTTGGGTGGCGTTATGACCAAGATTATTCCTCGCAACACCACCATCCCCACCAAGAAATCCGAAGTCTTCTCGACAGCGGTTGATGGTCAAACCAACGTGGAAATCCATGTCCTGCAAGGTGAGCGGGAAATGGCCAACGACAACAAAGACCTGGGGGTCTTCCGTCTAGATGGCATTCCTGCGGCTCCTCGTGGCGTGCCTCAAATTGAAGTCACCTTCGACATTGATGCTAACGGTATCCTCAATGTCCGTGCCAAGGACAAGGGGACTGGCAAAGAACAGTCGATCAGCATCACTGGCGCTTCTACCCTACCCAAGGACGACGTGGAGCGCATGGTCCGTGAAGCTGAACAAAACGCAACGGCTGACCAAGAGCGTCGTGAGAGAATCGACCTCAAGAACCAAGCCGATACTCTGGTTTACCAAGCTGAGAAGCAAATTGGTGAGCTAGGAGATAAAGTTCCAGCTGGTGATAAAACCAAAGCTGAAGGATTGATCAAAGACCTGAAGGACGCTTCTAGCCAGGAAGATTACGATCGCATCAAAACTCTAACCACCGAATTGCAACAGACGCTTTATAGCATTGGTAGCAACATCTACCAGCAAGCGGGTGGCGGTGCAGCTCCTGATGGCGCAACTGGTGCTCCTGGCCCTGATGCTGGCCCCACGGGCGGTAGCGGCAGCGGTGATGATGACGTGATCGACGCTGAGTTCTCGGAAACTAAATAA